GTCGTCCGCGCTCACGCGCTCGACCTTCACCCGGGCGACGCCCGCCGATCGGAAGCCGAGGCTCTGGGCGGCGTGGACCGAGACGTCGATCACCCGGCCGCGAATGAAAGGGCCGCGATCATTGATCGTGACGACCACAGAACGGCCGTTGCCGAGGTTGGTCACGCGCGCCCGCGAGCCGAAGGGAAGGCTGCGATGGGCCGCCGTCAGCATCCCGACATGGCCTCCGCTCGCCGTCCGGCCGTGATAGCCGTAGTAGGAGGCCTTCCCCACCCAGGATTGGCCCGCCGCCGCCGCTGTGGAACCTGCAAAAACCGCCGCTCCGATGATCCATTTTTTCAATGCGCCATCCCCCAGTCGTTTTTCTCCCGATGGCCGACCGAGCTCGGACGACGCTATCGAGTAGACCCGCGCTAAGGGTGAGTTGTGATCAAATAGTGGCGAGAGCGCTAGCGGCGGATTTTGCCTAGTTCCGCGCCAGTCAGGCAAGTAGCCGCCCATAATATTTCAGCATATTCTATACTAAAGCCTCAAATAAACGCTGATGTATTTTGAAATATATTTGTCACATAATTACTTTTCTGTGACATAAATGACACAGACTCCGAGAATCTATGGCGAGGCTGTCAAGCCCCTTCGTGAAAAGAACGATCGATCGCGAAACGGCCGGGGCCGGCGAGCGCAAAAAGCAGAAAGACGACGCCATAGACGAACGCCAGCTCGCCGCCATTATGGATCGGCAGCGCGCCGCGTGCGGCGTGACCGATGAGATAGGCGGCGACCATTTCCGCCGCGAGGACGACGGCGGTCGGACGGGTGAAGAGGCCGAGGAGAAGCAGCAGGCCGCCGACGATCTCGATCGCGCCCGCGAGGCCGAGCAGCGAGACGAGTTTCAGCCCGTCGAACATTGCGACATGGGGAAAGCCGAACAGCTTGGCGGTCCCGTGCTGCAGGAACAGCAGAGCGACGAGAATGCGCAAGAGGCCGAGCAGCGCCTGCGTGCGGCCCGACGGCGCCAGCGAAACCATGGGCGATTCCTCTCTTCGGGGCGTTTCCAGCCGAAGCGGCCCCCGCCTCGGAATTGGAAACGCGTCCTAGAGTGTTTTCGAGCGAAGTGGGAACCGGTTCGCGTGAAGAAAACACGACAGAACAAGGATATCTAGAGTCATTCCGGTTCAATCTGAACCGGCCGGAATGACTCTAGAGGATCGAGGCGACGTCCTCGAAAGTGAAACGCGGACCCCGCGGATAGAGTTTCACCGGGTCGCCATAGCCGATGTTGATCAGGAAATTCGATTTTGTCGTCCCGCCGGGGAAAAACTCGGCGTCGACCTTGGCGTTGTCGAAGCCGCTCATCGGCCCGGCGTCGAGCCCCACCGCGCGCAGCGCCAGCAGGAAATAGGCGCCCTGCAGCGTGCCGTTGCGAAAGGCGGTCGTCTCGATCAGCGGAGCGTTGCCGACGAACCAGGCGCGCGCGTCGGTCGCCGGATAGAGCCGCGGCAAATGCTCGTAGAATTGCGTGTCATGGGCGATGATCGCCGTCGCCGGCGCGGCGAGCGTCTTCTCGAGATTGCCGGGCGCGAGCGCCGGCGCCAGCCGCGCCTTGGCCGCCGCCGAACGCACGAAGACGAAACGCGCCGGGAGGCAATTGGCGCTGGTCGGCCCCCAGAGCGCGAGACGGACCGCCTGCTGGAGCAATGCGTCCGGAACCTCTCGATCCGCCCAGCCATTGTGGGTGCGCGCCTCGGTGAAAAGCTGGGCGAGCGCCTCCGCGCTCAGAGATTCGTGATGCGAAAACTCGTTTTGCGCCATGTCGCATAGCTCCTCATCGTCTCGCTCTCGGCGGGAGAATGCGCGCCGAGCTCAGATGTCGCGGCCTTCGACTTCCAATTTCAGGCGTTCCTCCGCCTTTCGCCACTCCTCGCGGCGAGGGTCGAGCGCGCGGGCGCGGCGATAGGCCTCGAGCGCGCGCGCCGACGCGCCGACGCGCTCCCGCAGCGCGCCCAGCGCTCCCAGCGCGTCGAAGCGGCGCGGCTCCAGCCGCAGCGCGGAGTCGAGATCGCGCTCGGCGCCGTCGAGATCGCCGAGCGCCAGCCGGATATTGGCGCGCCCGACCAGCGCCTCCGCCCATGCGGGCTCGAGGATGACAATGCGGTCGAAGAGATCGAGCGCGAGACTGTCGGCCCCGACGCTCGCGGCCGACATCGCCCGGCGCAGCAGAAGATCGGCCGTCGGCGAGCCGGACCGCGCCCAGAGCCGGCCGATCGCCTGGGCGAGCGCGCTCTCCTCCACCTCGCTCTCGGCGAGGGTGAGCCGGCGAATGAGGTCGTCGAGGGAATCGCGCGCGATCTCCGGCGGGCGCTCGGGCGGGCGCTCTGGCTCGAGCGGCGCGGGGCGGCGCTGCGGCGAGAACACGCGCGCGCCGGGCGGCAAGGGAATCGGCACGCGTCCTATACCGGGAATGTCGAGATATTGCTGCTCGGTGAGCGGCCGCTCCGCCCCTGCGGCGAGCGCGCCGGGAGCGGCGAAAAGCGCGGCCGCGAGCGCGGCGGCGAAAAATCGAGATGGCGCGAGGCGCATGAGCGCAACTGTAGCGCACGCGCCGGCCGAAAGACAAGAACACTCGAAAAAGGGCCGCCGCAGCGCGGCGACCCTCTCGACTCTCGCGCCTCAGAGCGCCTTGAGCTGGTCCGCGGAGGACTTGCCGGTGCGGCGGTCCTGCGAAATCTCGAAGCTCACCTTCTGGCCTTCACGCAGGTCGCGCAGGCCAGCGCGCTCGACAGCGCTGATATGGACGAACACGTCCTTGTCGTCGCCATCGGGCTGGATGAAGCCATAGCCCTTCTGGGCGTTGAACCACTTAACCGTTCCAGTCGCCATTCGTCTCTCCGAACATAGAGGAGAAGGCCCGCCTGCGCGGGGCCGGGTCGATCGATGTTAGGGAGAGGTCGTCAGCGGCTCCGTCTCCGAAGCGCGCCCAAGTCGCCGGCCGAAAATCGATGCGGGGGAACATAGAGGGCCCGGCCGCCGCGGGCAATGGCGGATCACGCTATGGGCCATAAGTAATTACCGAGAAAGAAAGGCTTTCCTAACCTTGAAAAATAAGAGGCCGCCTGGTTCATGCCACATTCAGCCGACAGCCGCGATCTTTGCGTTGGATTCACGATCATCGAGTCAAAATATCGTCGAATGATCGTGATCTGCGAGAGCGGGGGCGCAGAGGCCCCCGCGCGCAGCCCAAGGAGCGGAGAGCAAAAGTGATTGACCTCGTTCGGCAAGCGATCGACGAACACGCGCGCCTGCCAGTGCCGGCGCGTAATCTCGCGACCAATTCCGACCTCTATGAAATCGGCCTCACCTCATTCGCGGCGGTGCGGATCATGCTCGCGCTCGAGGACGCTCTCGGCGTCCAATTCCCCGAACATATGCTCCGCCGCCGCAATTTCGCCTCGATTGGCGCCATCGTCGCCTGCCTGCGCGAGCTCGAGCGCAAAGCGGCCTGAGCACGGCCTTTCAGAGCCGCGCGCCCGAGGGACAATAGCGCGCCTTGGGATCGGCCCCGGCGGAAAGCGCCGCCGGGAAGACGTCCTTGCGCAGGCCGAAGGCGAGCAGCCCCGGCGTCACCGGCCGAGCGGCGGCGGCAAAGCTCTGGAAGGCGGCGGAACGCCCCTCCCGCGTCACGCGCGCGGCCAGCTTTTCGGCGCCCGGCTCCGGGCCGAGACGATCGAGCCCGCATTGCGCGAAGAGCGGCAGACGATGCGCCGGAGGCGGCGCGGCGCAGGCGCGGTCCATCAGCACGACGATGGTGAAAAAGACGAGCGCCGAGAAGGCGACGAAAAGCGCGCCGATCTGACGCGCGCCCAAATCTGCTCGAGACATGTCTGACCCCCTTGGGCCGCGAGAACCGGCCGAGGGTGTCAAATGGAGCAGCGCCCTCGCCCCTCCAGCAGGAGCGCGGGACATGATTAGCGCGGAGTGACTGGGCGGCTGGCGCCTCTACCCCGCCAGCTCCTTCAGCCCGCGCCGGATCAGCGCGCCCGTGTCCGCGCCCTCGCCGATCGCCTCGAGGCTCTTGGCCACCGCCGCGGCCGCCTGCGGCCGGCCATAGCCGAGATTGACCAGCGCCGAGATCGCATCCTGCGCGGCCTGCGGAGCCTGCCCCTGCTCCTCGCCGGAGAGCCGCGCGACGGCGGGATCGAAGCCGGCGAAGGCCGGCGCCTTGTCCTTCAGCTCCGCGACGATGCGCGCCGCGAGCTTGGGGCCGACGCCCGAGGCGCGCGCCACCATCGCCTTGTCCTGCCCCGCAATGGCGGAGGCCAGCTCGCCGGGCGAAAGAATAGAGAGAATGGCCAGCGCCACTTTAGCGCCGACGCCCTGCACGCTCTGTAGCAGGCGGAACCAGTCGCGCTCGGCGTCCGAGGAGAAGCCGAACAGGCGGATCGAATCCTCGCGCACCTGCGTCTCTATGGCGAGCGCCGCCGCCTCGCCGACGGGCGCGAGCTTCTGCAATGTGCGCGCCGAGCAATTCACCACATAGCCGACGCCATGCACGTCGAGAATGACGAAATCCTCGCCGTAGGAATCGACGATTCCTTTGAGCTTGCCGATCATCGCGCCCCCGCGGCGAGCTTGCGCGCGGCGGCGCGGCTGGCGCGATGATGGGCGTGGCAGATGGCGACAGCCAGCGCATCGGCGGCGTCGGCGCTCTCGGCCCGGCTCGCGGGCAGCAGCACGCGCACCATCATGGCGATTTGCGCTTTGTCGGCGTGGCCATTGCCGACGACGGTCTTTTTGACGACATTGGCGGCATATTCCTCCACCTCGAGGCCGGCGAGCGCCGGCGCCGCCAGCGCGACGCCGCGCGCCTGTCCGAGCTTCAAGGCCGATTGCGGATCGCGATTGACGAAGGTCTCCTCGATCGCCGCCTCATGGGGCGCGAGCTCCTCTATGACGCGCGCGAGGCCGCGCTGCAATTGTGCGAGCCGCTCGCCCATGGAGGCGCCGGAGTCCGAATGCAGCGAGCCGCAGGCGATAAAGGAGAGCCGCGAGCCGCGCGACGCCTCGACGATCCCCCAGCCCGTGTTGCGGAGGCCCGGGTCAATGCCGAGGATGCGAATCGTCTC
This genomic window from Methylosinus sp. H3A contains:
- a CDS encoding septal ring lytic transglycosylase RlpA family protein — protein: MKKWIIGAAVFAGSTAAAAGQSWVGKASYYGYHGRTASGGHVGMLTAAHRSLPFGSRARVTNLGNGRSVVVTINDRGPFIRGRVIDVSVHAAQSLGFRSAGVARVKVERVSADD
- a CDS encoding DoxX family protein, yielding MVSLAPSGRTQALLGLLRILVALLFLQHGTAKLFGFPHVAMFDGLKLVSLLGLAGAIEIVGGLLLLLGLFTRPTAVVLAAEMVAAYLIGHAARGALPIHNGGELAFVYGVVFLLFALAGPGRFAIDRSFHEGA
- a CDS encoding malonic semialdehyde reductase; this encodes MAQNEFSHHESLSAEALAQLFTEARTHNGWADREVPDALLQQAVRLALWGPTSANCLPARFVFVRSAAAKARLAPALAPGNLEKTLAAPATAIIAHDTQFYEHLPRLYPATDARAWFVGNAPLIETTAFRNGTLQGAYFLLALRAVGLDAGPMSGFDNAKVDAEFFPGGTTKSNFLINIGYGDPVKLYPRGPRFTFEDVASIL
- a CDS encoding cold-shock protein → MATGTVKWFNAQKGYGFIQPDGDDKDVFVHISAVERAGLRDLREGQKVSFEISQDRRTGKSSADQLKAL
- a CDS encoding acyl carrier protein, giving the protein MIDLVRQAIDEHARLPVPARNLATNSDLYEIGLTSFAAVRIMLALEDALGVQFPEHMLRRRNFASIGAIVACLRELERKAA
- the ruvA gene encoding Holliday junction branch migration protein RuvA; translated protein: MIGKLKGIVDSYGEDFVILDVHGVGYVVNCSARTLQKLAPVGEAAALAIETQVREDSIRLFGFSSDAERDWFRLLQSVQGVGAKVALAILSILSPGELASAIAGQDKAMVARASGVGPKLAARIVAELKDKAPAFAGFDPAVARLSGEEQGQAPQAAQDAISALVNLGYGRPQAAAAVAKSLEAIGEGADTGALIRRGLKELAG
- the ruvC gene encoding crossover junction endodeoxyribonuclease RuvC — encoded protein: MTDETIRILGIDPGLRNTGWGIVEASRGSRLSFIACGSLHSDSGASMGERLAQLQRGLARVIEELAPHEAAIEETFVNRDPQSALKLGQARGVALAAPALAGLEVEEYAANVVKKTVVGNGHADKAQIAMMVRVLLPASRAESADAADALAVAICHAHHRASRAAARKLAAGAR